The genomic segment acctaatgtggggaaactatgttacctaatgtggggaaactatgttacctgatgtggggaatctgtgctacctaatgttgggaaactatgctacctaatgtggggaaactatgttacctaatgtggggaatctgtgctaccttttgtggggaaactatgctacctaatgtgggcaaactatgctacctaatgtgggcaaactatgctacctaatgtggggaaactgctacccaatgtagggaatctatgctacctaatgtggggaaactatgctacctaatgtgaggaaactatgctacctaatgtggggaatctatgctacctaatgttgggaatctatgctacctaatgtggggggcttgaatgagctgcggcatatgggaggccttaataaataattagaaacttatacagcaagtgacacatggaggggggggggatgctgaacaattgatgttttgggggggggggggcacaggcacacattctttgcacaagggccctctgctgtctgtgtccgcccctgggtagagaataaggggtaaagtggaacatacaacaaatgcagttatttttttcttaatttttttttaatgaagtaaacaggataaaggtaagcaatgacttttcctcagtctgaagcgcggtcctcatcggcaggaagcagtgaggaggaggaggatgacggaggttctgattccatctctgcttctttttcgtccctctctataaatagggccgtggccatgaagaaggcccctccgatgactgccattatggtgcaggtcatgagggcatactccaggctgcggtatttcagaagaggggatttggcatatcctcgttcgtaggtgtcagatatcaggccgatgaggtacgggctgccggcgtcacctaggaggtgatagattgtcatctgcacggccagagctgaagatctcctccacggagttactacttttagtataatgtcagatatgagggtgaaatttactgacagaagcgtctctccgatgaagatgaagatgttggtggcaacgaggctgatgttgccaaaagtcaatgccaacagaagaaaaggggcggagagcatcatcgcgcatccacacacaagcgggtccgcccgtgggttggatttgcgatatcttttacttatctccgtccctgctacaactcccagaatgccggaaacgactgtaaccacaccaaatattaggatgtcgtgatagtcacacggttcagcacggcaagggtccttctcttgtaggagtgttcgtgcgtgggtcaggtatgacggaccccatacacctatggctcccactatgaaggatacagccgtcgatcccatggtggttaacatgaagcttcgatttttaaatagttttttcagatctgtcgcccatttggcaaacttctgggatttgttgttcttcttcccgtttgtagtcgttcttggaagctcctttgtgaccaaaatcatgaaagccacagctatgaggcccaggccaggggtgactcgaaacgcccagtgccaatcgccccttgctgcatcagtcactttgggcccgatgatgtatcctagtccgcagcctacaggtatgacagagtaaaacacgttcagcatgcgggtccgctggtcacttgtaaaaaggtctgcaatgatggagggggcgatggtgcagaaagtcgcctctccggctccaaccagcccactcgtcagcaggaagagcaggaagtacccgtcagggatgaatgacagggtaagtgtcatgctcagccaaacgatgactcctgcacaaacagtatatttcttattacagtggtcgcccaaatatccggcaattggtgcgaccagcacgtagcttccaatgaacaatgtattcaataagccggacagactagcattggtgtcatatgctttctgtatataaggcagcacccccgccacgctggagcgatttgcatagatgagcaaattaacaaaggcgaggatcactacggtgatgatggaacgtgcggtggacatcacgcttagagatggcaggttctgcctctcagggatatcgcccttttctacatccatatcactatggtcctccattgcttcttcctcctccttcagcaatgggtcttgtggagacgccatggtcacaggtcagagcctgaaaacactagagagagagagagagataagggaacacattagacaacatgtcatcattcctgtcattatacaatagatccttcatacagagcagaaatgtccagcacagaaccacaagataacactaagaccatcgcagcctcagaagaagacgcttctctataagtgttttatatggagacgtcttccctgaggttaccaatgtctgataaccctgaacctgtccggtcctagtaatatctgataaccctgaacctgtccagtcctagtaatatctgataaccctgaacctgtccggtcctagtaatatctgataaccctgaacctctccggtcctagtaatatctgataaccctgaacctgtccggtcctagtaatatctgataaccctgaacctgtccggtcctagtaatatctataaccctgaacctgtccggtcctagtaatatctgataaccctaaacctgtccggtcctagtaatatctgataaccctgaacctctccggtcctagtaatatctgataaccctaaacctgtccggtcctagtaatatctgataaccctgaacctctccggtcctagtaatatctgattaccctgaacctctccggtcctagtaatatctgataaccctgaacctgtccggtcct from the Hyla sarda isolate aHylSar1 chromosome 8, aHylSar1.hap1, whole genome shotgun sequence genome contains:
- the LOC130285115 gene encoding protein spinster homolog 1-like, encoding MASPQDPLLKEEEEAMEDHSDMDVEKGDIPERQNLPSLSVMSTARSIITVVILAFVNLLIYANRSSVAGVLPYIQKAYDTNASLSGLLNTLFIGSYVLVAPIAGYLGDHCNKKYTVCAGVIVWLSMTLTLSFIPDGYFLLFLLTSGLVGAGEATFCTIAPSIIADLFTSDQRTRMLNVFYSVIPVGCGLGYIIGPKVTDAARGDWHWAFRVTPGLGLIAVAFMILVTKELPRTTTNGKKNNKSQKFAKWATDLKKLFKNRSFMLTTMGSTAVSFIVGAIGVWGPSYLTHARTLLQEKDPCRAEPCDYHDILIFGVVTVVSGILGVVAGTEISKRYRKSNPRADPLVCGCAMMLSAPFLLLALTFGNISLVATNIFIFIGETLLSVNFTLISDIILKVVTPWRRSSALAVQMTIYHLLGDAGSPYLIGLISDTYERGYAKSPLLKYRSLEYALMTCTIMAVIGGAFFMATALFIERDEKEAEMESEPPSSSSSSLLPADEDRASD